The following DNA comes from Streptomyces sp. Ag109_O5-10.
CGGCCGCGCTGAAGAGCCTCGCGGCGACCGACGGCACCACCTTCAAGTTCGTCTGCCGCGACACCCGAGACCTGGACGAAGTGGCCGCGCTGGTCTCGGAGTTCGGGCTCGACCCGGTCTGGATCATGCCGAAGGGGCAGACCGGCGCCGAGGTGGGCCGGCACATGGCCGAGCTGGCCGACGCGGTGATCGAACGGGGCTGGAACCTCACCACACGCCTGCACACCTTGTTGTGGGGCGACAAACGAGCTGTCTGAACGCACGGCCGAATCAAGCGAGAAGGACGAATCACGGACATGACGCTGCGCATCACGAAGAAGTTCGAGTTCTCCGCCAGCCATCGGCTCTCCGGCCTGGACGAGGGACACCAGTGCGCCCGGCTGCACGGCCACAACTACGTCGTCGAGCTGGAGCTGAGCGCCGATCTCACCGAACTGACACCGACGGGATTCGTCCGCGACTACGGCGAGCTGGCCTCCTTCAAGTCGTGGCTCGACCAGACGCTCGACCACCGTCACCTCAACGACCTGGTGGACGACAACCCCACCGCCGAGAACCTCGCGGTGTGGCTCTACGAGTGCTGGTCGAAGGAGTTCCCGGAGCTGACCTCCGTGCGTGTCTCCGAGACTCCCAAGACCTGGGCCGAGTACCGGCCCTGAAACGCCGGCCGGCTGACGAGAGCAGCCGCCCGTTCATCGGAATCGAGCAACGGCCGTGCCGGTCGGAATGGAGAGGTGCCTGAATGTCTGTGACGACGTGGATACCCGAGGGTGACGTCGACCCGGAGAAGCCCCGCGAGGAAGACCCACTGGTCGGACTCGCCCGGCAGCTCCTGAAAGAGATAGGGGAGGACCCCGACCGCGACGGGCTGCGCGACACACCGGCGCGGTTCGCCCGCTGGTGGCGCGAGTTCATCAACTACGAGCCGGGCTCGGTCGGCACCCTGTTCGAGGCGGTCGGCACCAAGCAGTTGGTGATCGTCTCGGACATCCAGGTGTGGTCCCTGTGCGAGCACCACCTGCTGCCGTTCAACTGCTCGGTGACGATCGCCTACCGGCCTGCCGACCGGTTGCTGGGTCTGTCGAAGTTCGCCCGGATCGCGCATCGGCACGCGCACAAGCTCCAGGTCCAGGAGCGGCTGGTCTCCGAGATCGCCGAGGCCGTCACCGCGCTCAGCGGGGCGCAGGACGTGGCCGTCATCGCCAAGGGCGAGCACCTGTGCATGACGATGCGCGGCATCAAGGCGGCCGCCCAGATGACCTCGACGGCCTACCGCGGGGCCTTCGGCGAGGACGCCGGGCTGCGGGCCGAGATGTTCAGCCTGCTGCGCCCCTGAATCCGATCCGCCCCCCACGAGACCTATCCGGGGCCGCTCCCAGGGCCCCGAGGAGCATGTGCCATGGAAACACCATCGGTGCCAGGAGTCGGCCGGATCGCCGCTTGGCCCTCGGAGCGGGAAACG
Coding sequences within:
- a CDS encoding 6-carboxytetrahydropterin synthase, which translates into the protein MTLRITKKFEFSASHRLSGLDEGHQCARLHGHNYVVELELSADLTELTPTGFVRDYGELASFKSWLDQTLDHRHLNDLVDDNPTAENLAVWLYECWSKEFPELTSVRVSETPKTWAEYRP
- the folE gene encoding GTP cyclohydrolase I; the protein is MSVTTWIPEGDVDPEKPREEDPLVGLARQLLKEIGEDPDRDGLRDTPARFARWWREFINYEPGSVGTLFEAVGTKQLVIVSDIQVWSLCEHHLLPFNCSVTIAYRPADRLLGLSKFARIAHRHAHKLQVQERLVSEIAEAVTALSGAQDVAVIAKGEHLCMTMRGIKAAAQMTSTAYRGAFGEDAGLRAEMFSLLRP